A window of Desulforegulaceae bacterium genomic DNA:
GATGGGAATTGGTATAGATTGTTTTTATACTCCAGATACTATGGTTGAACTTCTAGTAAAATTATCCCCACCCGGGTGGGGATAATTTGAACTTGTTAAACTTTAAATTTTTTCATCTGATCTTGAATTTTTTCAGTTATTGATGATTGTTTTTCAACTGTTTCCAAAGTTTCATAGCTTCCGTTTTTAATTTGTTCCACAGCACCACTTACCGAGTTGATTGCACTTGCAATTTCTCCAGATAATGCACTCATAGACTGGCTTTGAGAGTTTGAATCTTCAACATACTCTGAAGATTGTGAAAGATTTGATGATACTTCATTTACAGCAGAAGACTGTTCTTCAATTGCAGCAGCTATGGCACTTACTATTTCGTTGACATTGTAAATAGACTTTACAATTACTTCCATATCTGTTTCTGCTCTTTGTGAAGCTTCCTGGATGCCTGAAATTTGAGTGCTTATGTTCCTTGTTGCACTTGAGGTTTGGTTGGCAAGTTCTTTTATTTCATTTGCAACAACAGCAAATCCTCTTCCTGCTTCACCAGCTCTTGCCGCTTCAATGGTTGCATTTAAGGCTAGAAGGTTTGTTTGCTCTGAAATATCATTTATTGTTTCTGTAACTTCGCCGATTTGAGTGGCTGCAAGTCCAAGTTCTTCCATTATTTCAGAAAATCCCTTTGCTTTTTCAGCTGCATCTTCTGACTGGGCATTTGCTTCTGCTGTGTTTGAAGCAATTTCTGAAATAGTTGCTGACATTTCCTCCATTGCAGAAGCAACTGAATTCAAGTTGTTGGCTGCTCTTTCCATACTGTCAGACATTGTTATTGCCGAATCATTCATTTCTTTTGCAGCCATGGCAACATTTTGGGAACTTGAGCTTGACTCATCTGCTCCCTTGGCTGTTTCAGCTGCTATTGAAGAAAGCTGAGTTGTTGAATCTGAAAGGATTTGGCTGCTTTCTGCTATTTCAGCAATCATTTTTCTCATATTTTCAGCAAACTCATTAAAAGTTTTTGCAAGCTCTGCAAGCTCATCTGAGCCTTTTACAGGCAGCCTTTTTGTAAGATCTCCTTCGCCTCTGGCAATTTCATCCATGGATTTTTTTATATTATTAATGTTTCTTACAATATTGATAATTACAAAAAAGATAATTAACGAGGTTATTATCAATGTTAAACCTGTGACAACAAACGCCCTTATTATTTCAACTTTCATTTGTTTGATTGCTGTGTCAATTCTAAGATCTATATCGTCAAGGCTTTTTTGAACAATTTTTCCAATATCATCTATTTTTTTGGATACAGGTCTCCAGAATGTGTCAGGGGAAATCCTGAAGTTGCCTGTACCGGCTTTAAGAAGAACTTCATTGAAAATCCTGGTTGTTTCTGCCCATTCACGGCTTGTTTTATTGGTTTCTAATTCTTTTTCTATTTCAGGAGAAAGTGCAAGTGCAGGAGAGTCAAGGTTTGTGTTTGTTGCAGCATTAAGTGTTATAATATGTGAAAATTTATCTTCTGGAATAGCTGTGTTTTTTGCAAGAATACTGCTTACATTTGCACGTAGAAGCCCGGCATTTTCTTTGGCTATTTCAAGAACTAAAAGGCTTGTCATTATTTTTCCAAAGCCTCCTGTAGTTTTTGCATTGGCTGCTTCTGACTGCATTTCCAAAAGGTTGTTTATAACCTGGGTGTATTCTTCAATTTGATTTGGCTGCAAATCAAGGTTTTGAGTATTGTATTTGTTTCTGATTTGATTGAGTTTGGTCTGAAGGCTGGCTGTTTCATGAAATGCTTTGCTTCTTTCTATTTTACAATTGCTTCTTGCTGTTTCCCAGCTTTCAAAAACTGAGTCTGTTTCTTTTCTTAATTTTTGTACTGAATCAATTTTTGCTCCCCCATTTAGAAAAACAGCAGTACGTCCCCTTTCTTTTTGCAAATGACCAATAAGCTGTGAGCTTACATGTTGCATTTGAATATTGTCTTTCATATTGTTTAAAATTTTCATTTCTTTAAGTTTTAAATTGATATTAAAACTCTGGCTAAAAAAAAGAATGACAAGGGGGATAATTCCGATAACAGCAATTTTTTTTCCTATACTTAAGTTTTCAAGGTTCATTGTTAATTCCTCTATATATAAAATTGTTTTTTTACTAACTATTATTGATAATTGTTATTTATAAATATTAAACTCATTGAAGATAGTCAATTTGATTTTTTTATTTATGGAAATTTGATTCTTAAAAGAAACCATAGTTTATGAAAAGAGCTTTGGAATAAACTGAGGCATAAAAGTTTTGATATAAAAGGAATTGACCTGAAAAAAGCTTGCCACTTGTGAGTTTAATCTGTTTGAAAATTAACAAGTGACAAAGAAGCTGAGATTTATTAAAAAACCAGCTGATTTTCAGGTTTTAAATAAAACGTCCAACATCATTTCCAGAAGTAATTGCCTGCCATCCGCTTTCAGGTTGTCTTGAGTCTCCTATGGAAAAAAGATCTCCTTTAAAATCAGACTCTGATATTTCAGTGTAAAAAGAGTTTTCAGACAAGGCTCCTGTTGCAAAGATTATAAAATCTGTTTCAACTTTAATTTCTTCTGTGTTTTCAGGATTAAGTTTTTTGTCAAAAGGATTATGAATATTTTCAGGAATAAGAGTGTGCCAGGGAGTAAAAGGATCTTTTCTTTTTTTGTTTGCTTTAACAATAATTGAATTTTCTTTTATTTCCAAAACCTTTGAAGATGTAAATGCCTTAACAGGATTTTTTATCAATGGATCTTTTGAATTGTCTGTTGAACCAAGCCCCATCATAAGCCATAAAAGCATGGAACGGTTTGCATGGATAACACCTTTCATAAGGTCTTTTTCCAATTCAATTATTGTTATTTCAATATCTTTGTATTTTGCACCCAATTCACAGGCAAGTTCACAACCAACAATACCTCCGCCTATAATTGTGATTTTTTTAAATTTTTCATTAAGTAAAAGATCGTTTTCAAGAAATGTTCTTGAATCTGTGTGTTCTATATTTTCAAGTCCTTTAATATCTAAAATCAAAGGCTTTACTCCGGTAGCACAAATTATTGAATCAAAAGATGAAATTAAGTCTTTTTTTGAAGGAATTGTATTTAACTTTATTTCAAGGCCTTTATCTTCCAAAGATTTAAGCCGGTTTTTAAGATTATTTAAATATAATTTAACATCGTGTTTTATCTGCATTTTTGAGGCAAGAAAAAATTGTCCCCCAATATTTTGACTTTTTTCAAAAAGAGTAACTTTGTGTCCTCTTTTTACTGCTGTAATTGCAGCCTCGCATCCGCCCGGGCCAGCTCCAACTATTGCCACATTTTTTATTTTTGTTGCAGGAGTTAAAATTTTAACATCCTCAAAACCAGCATAGGGATTTACACTGCAGCATGGATGTCCTCCAAGAATAAAAGACTGAATACAAGCATCCTGATCTCCTATGCAATGGACAATTTCATTTGATTTTCCGGTTCTTACTTTTTCCGGCCAATAAGGGTCTGCTAAAAGCGGTCTTCCAAGCATTATCATATCTGCTGTATTTGTTTTTATAACTTCCAGGGCAGATTCAGGCCTTCCAAGTTTTCCAACAGCAATTACAGGAGCTTTTATATTTTCTTTTTCAAAAAACTTTTTTAAACTTCCCGCCATTTCTTCAACATAGGGTTTGTCCTTAAAATAAGCCGGAGGGTGGGGGAAAAACCAGTTGTCATAACAGCCTTTATCAACATCAAAGGCATCAACTCCTGATTTATATAGTTCTTTGCAAAATTCAAGACCTTCTTCTATGGTTCTCTCCATTCCCATGAATCTTTTTTTGAAAATTTCTTTTCCATAACTAAATTCAAGCCCCTGGGTAAGATCAACTCTGTAAATTACAGGAAAGTCCTTTCCGCAGATATTTTTAATTTCTTTTACAATATCTATGGCAAACTGAAATCTGTTTTTGTATCTTCCAAATTTTCTTCTATTCCATGGAAGGGAAGTAAGCTGATCCATTAAATAGCCTTCATGGCCGTGAAGATGAATTCCGTCTGCTCCGCAAACTTTTGCATTTATTGCACTTTGGCCAAAGCTTTTTATTATTTTTTTTATTGCCATATCTGTAAGGGGAAAATGGGGAATAGCAGGAAGATAAAAGTTTTTGTTAAAAGATGCTGATTTAGGGATTTTTAATTTTAATGCACATTCAGGGGAACCAACCCTTCCAAGTCCTGCTGAGAGCTGAATGAAAAATTTTGAATCATAGGAATGAAGAGTGGAAATAAGATCTCTCCAGCCTGACATTCTAGTTCTTGATGAGCCGTCAATTCTTGGGAAATATGTTGTGTTGTTTTCTTCTGAAATTGTTGGATCAATTCCAAAAGATACAGGAACAAGACCGCTTATAATAAGTCCTGTTCCTCCTTTTGCCCTTTCCTCAAAATATGAAATCATTTTTTGAAGGGGTCTTCCGATTGGATCTGCCATGTTTATATTTCCCATGGGAGCCATTACTATTTTATTTTTTATATTGGTTTTGCCAATTTTTATGGGAGAAAATAGTTCTTTGTGCATGATTTTGCTCCAAATAATAATATTTTTATTGTAGTGCTGAAAATAAAATCCGTTAATTTGTTTTTCTGAAAAATTTTAAGTTAACTGTTTTTATATAATCCTGATTAAATAGTTATTTTCGCATCAGGATTATAACCATATAAAGAATAAAAAGGTCAAATTTTTACGGGTTTTTTCATAAATTTTTAATGCTTCAAATTTATTTTCTGCTGCTTCCACATTGTATCTAAAGGTTTCCAGAAGTCCCGATAAAGTAAGTCTCAAAACTTAATCCCTCAAACTCAAATATTCTAGCCCAATTTGCAAAATATTGATTTTAATTGTATTGTATAAAAATCTACCTATACATTAATCAAATTCAGGAGAGGTTTATGAGGAAGATTGTCTTATTGGTTATTTTAATTTTAGTCATACCAGCACTTTTATGTGCAGATACAATTCGGTTTGGGGTTCCTCCATGGCCGGGCGTTACAGTAAAGACAGAAATTGTTTGTCAGATAACTAATGCAATGGGTTATGAAACAGAGCAAAAAGAAGTTGGTCCTCCAATAATCTACAAAACCATGACAATAGATCAGATGGAAGTGTTCCTTGGTGCATGGACTCCTCACCAGAATGCTATGATTAGCCCTCTTGTTAAAAAGGGCGAGGTCGAAAAAGTTGGATTAAATATTGATGATTGTAAAATAGGCCTGTGTGTACCAACTTATGTTTGGGATGCGGGTGTAAAAGATATGGGTGACCTTGATCCAAACAAAGAAAAATTTAAAAAAACAATATATAATATTGAACCTGGTTCGGGTATGCATAATTCAATGGAAGATATAATAAAAAATAATGCAGCAGGTCTTGGAAGCTGGGAGCAGGTTGGAAGCACAACGCCTGCCATGTTGAGTCAGGTAAAGTCAAAAATGAAAGACAAAGAGTGGGTTGCCTTTGGATGTTGGAGCCCCCATTGGATGACCATAGAAGTTGATATGAAATTTCTTGGCTCAGTTCCTGGTACTGAAACATTTATCAGTAGCAGCAAGGTTTACACAATTGTAAATAAAAATTTTCATGCCCGATATCCTGAATTATATAAATTTATGAAACAGCTTAAAGTTTCTACCCAAGTTCAGAGTAAATGGATTTATGAATATGGTTATAAAGAAAAAGAGCCTGCCCAGATTGCTAAATCCTGGATATCGAAAAACCACAATATTGTCTCAGGCTGGCTTAAAGGAGTTAAGGCAAAAGACGGTAAACCTGCCATGGAAATAATAAAAAAAGCATTTCCTGCCTCCCAGTCTTAATTGGAGCGATGAGTACAAAAAATTAGTAGCCAATTAGTTTAAAAAAGGGTTATTAAAATAAGTTTAAACCCGGTATATTTTTATGTATGCCGGGTTTTTTTGATTGGCACTGGCATAAATTTTAAATTAACCATACTGTTATCTTCACCCGATTTATGTACATTCGTTAAATATTTTGATATTTTTATTTTTAAAGTCCTACTCTGTAAACTAAATCGCTGATTTTAATTATTATAGATTCTTGTGTTTTTAATAGTTTGATCTGCAAAAAAATGTTGTAGTAAAATTTTTGTTTCTAAGACTGATATTTAGTTTAAAGATTAGATTTTACTAAATTTATTGCATATTTTTTAAAAATGTGTCAAATAATTCAGTTTTCTTAATATAAATTAAGGTAGAAGTATAATGAAAAAGACAGTAGCTCTCTTTGGAAGACCCAATGTTGGGAAATCAACGATTTTCAACAGGCTTACAAAATCAAGGGATGCCATAGTTGACAATATGCCCGGGGTTACAAGAGACAGGAACTACGGTGATGTGGTTTATGATGATAAATCTTTTCTTCTTGTTGATACGGGCGGTTTTTTATCCAATGATACAGACTCTTTTGCCCAGGAAATAAAAAACCAGCTTCAAATGGGAATTGAAGAATGTGATATAATTGTTCTTGTTTTTGACGGTAAATCCGGGATTTCTTCCTATGATCAAGATCTTTTAAAGCTTGTAAGAGATGTGGACAAGCCCAAATTTTTTCTTGTAAACAAGATAGATTCCCTTGAAAAAGAAGATTTGATTTACGATTTTTATCAAACAGGAGTAGAGCATCTTTTTCCTGTTTCAGGTGAACATGGTTATGGAATAAATGATTTTCTTGATGCCTTGTCTGAGTTTATTCCTTCAGAAGGTGATAAGGATCCAGATAGTGAGCTGATTAAGATTGCAATTGTAGGCAAGCCTAATTCAGGAAAATCATCACTTACAAATAAAATTCTTGGAGAAGAAAGAATGGTTGTAAGTGATGTCCCGGGTACAACCAGAGATTCCATAGATTCCAGACTGAGTTTTAACGGAAAAAACTATCTTATTGTTGATACTGCTGGGATAAGAAGAAAAAGCAAAGTAAATGAAAAGATTGAAAAATTTTCAGTTATAAAAGCTTTAAGAAGTCTTGATAAATGCGATATTGCCTTAATTCTTATAGATGCTTCCGAAGGAATTACAGAGCAGGATGTTAAAATTGCAGGCTATGCAGAGGAAAGAGGCTGCGGTGCAATTTTTGTAATAAACAAATGGGATCTTGTGGAAAGGGATCCAAAGGCACAAAAGCGGTTTGTTGATGATGTGAGATATCATGCCTCTTTTCTTTCCTATGCTCCTATAATTACAATCTCAGCAAAAACTGGAAAAAGAGTTCAAAAGATTTTTGGGTTGGTAAATAAAGTTTATCAGCAATACTCCACAAGAATTTCAACCTCAAAAGTAAATGAGATAATAAATACTGCTGTTGAAAGAAACACCCCGCCTTACCATAAAAGCAGAAGGCTTAAGTTTTATTATTCAACCCAGGTTACGGCCTGTCCTCCAACTTTTATTTCATTTGTGAATTATCCTGATGCAGTTCATTTTTCCTATAAAAGATTTTTAATAAATCAAATACGGACAAAAACCGGACTTGAGGAGACTCCTCTTGTGTTTTTTATGAAACAAAGGAAGGGAAAAGAAGGTTTTATGGACAAGCTTCCAACAAGGCCTTCAATTAAAAAGGCCAGCAAAAGGGGTAAAAATAAAAGACTTAGAAAAAGGCGTTAAATTTGGATTTGTTTGAGCAGAATACAGATAAATTTCTTTATCAGCCTTTAGCAGAGAGGATGAGGCCTGCTTCTTTGTCTGAAGTTATAGGGCAAAAACATATTACAGGTGAAAAATCCCTTTTAATAACTTCCTTAAAAGAAAAAAGAATTTTTTCCTTTCTTTTGTGGGGGCCTCCCGGATGCGGGAAAACTTCCATTGCAAGAGCTTTGTCCAATGAAAGCGGATATAGTTTTGTTTCACTTTCTGCTGTTTTATCAGGGGTTGCAGACTTAAGAAAAGTCCTTGAAGAGGCAAAAGAGCGGCTTTTCAAATTTAAAAAAAAGACTGTTCTTTTTGTTGATGAAATTCACAGGTTCAGTAAATCCCAGCAAGATGCTTTTTTAAAGCATGTTGAAGAAGGACTTATTACTTTAGTTGGAGCAACAACAGAAAATCCTTCATTTGAAATAATTTCTCCTCTTCTTTCAAGGCTTAAGGTTTTTAAACTTAATCCTCTTAGAGAAAATGATATTGTAAGCATTCTTAAAAAAGCCCTGGAAGATGAAGAAAAAGGGCTTAAAGCTTTTGGTGTTGAAGCTGATGAAGAAATTTTAGCCATGATTGCATCGGCAGGCGAAGGGGATTTAAGGCTTTGCTTAAATAATCTTGAAAGCCTTGTTTTGTTTTGTCTTGATTCGTCAAAAAACAAAATAGAAAAAAATGATTTAAAATCAGTGTTTGGAGAAAAAATTTTACGATATGATAAATCAGGCGATAATCACTTTGATCTTATTTCCGCTTTTCATAAAAGTCTTAGGGGGAGTGATCCAGATGCAGCTCTTTACTGGATGGAAAGAATGCTTTCATCTGGAGAAGATCCTTTATATATTTTAAGAAGAATGGTTGCAGTTGCCTCAGAAGATATTGGGAATGCTGATCCAAATGCACTTACAATTGCTGTTTCAGCTGTGGAAGCCTTTAAATTCATGGGATTTCCTGAAGGAAAACTTGCCATGGTCCAGGCAGCTGTTTATCTTGCAACAGCTCCAAAAAGCAACAAATCTTATCTTGCCTTAAAAAAAGCAGAGAAAGCAGTCAGGGAAAACAAAGCTTTTGAAGTTCCTCTTCATTTAAGAAATGCTCCCACAAAGCTTATGAAAGACCTTGGATACAAAAAAAACTATCAATATCCCCATGATTTTGAGTTTGCTTTTGCAGATCAAGAATATTTGCCAAAAGAATTAAAAGGGATAAAGTTTTATGAACCTTCAGATTTTGGTCATGAGTCTTTGATAAGGAAAAGACTTGCCTTTTGGGAATCCAAAAAAACAAATCATAAAAAATAAAATATTTAAAAATTTTTTATTCAGGAAATAAAAAATTCAGTGTCCTTTAAAAGCCCTTTTTCAAGGAATGCTCTTTCTTTAAATCTAATATTTTGATTTTTATCAACCAGAATAACGGAAGAAGACCTCGTTCCATAAGTTTCACTTTTAACAAAAATAGGAGACAGCAGTCTTTCAAATTCAATCCCCATTCCTGTTTCAGGAAGTTCACTGTCTTTGTAAAGCTTGTCATCTTTTAGCATCTCAAGGCTTGATTCAACTATATCTTCAGATTCAAATGATTTTTGAGAGATTTTTTTGGCCCTTATTACTTTTGGCCAGGGAGTGTTTAAGAGATGATTGCATACAGCGTGAAGACCCGGAGTTATTTGGGTTATTTGATCATTTATGTTTGAATAATGATAAAGGCTTTCAGTACTTCCCAAAATAAAATTAAATCCATTGTAAATATCTTTTTCTTTTTTTAGTCTTTCAAGAAAGCTTAAGGGTTCTTCGTCCTTTTTTAAAAAAGAGCTTACAATTATTCCCCTTGATTTTGCATCATCCATTATTTTAGAGGGGTCCCTATAGTTTGTCACTGCTGCAAATTTTTTGGTTTTTCTGTTTATCCCCATCCAGGTTCCTCCTGATTCAAGGTCTTTACCTGAAATTACAAGGGGATTCTCTTCTATTAGATCAAGAGTTTTTGTTTTTCTTTTGTAGAATTCATCGCGGTTTGCAGCAATGATCAGCGGATAATCTTTATTTTGACGGTACGAAAAGACAATTAGACACATTTTATATGCACACAGTGTTTACTATAGGGTTGATCTGTTTAACGAGATTATTGACATTCGCTTCTAATACGGATAATCTGCATCTATAATTAAAGTTTAGTGAGTGTCAACTGTAAAGTTTTAAATATTATTTTTTTAAATCAATTAAAGGAGGAAGTCCATGAGAGATGTTGTGATAGTCAGCGGTTCAAGAACAGCTGTTGGAAGTTTCGGAGGAACTTTGAAAAATGCTCCTGTTGTTGATCTTGGTAGAACAGTGATGAAGGAAACTCTTAAAAAAGCAGGTTTAAGACCAATCCCTTCTGATGAGATGAAGTCAATTTATCCAGATAAACTTAAAGATCAGGGTCGGATAGAACTTGAAGAGCCAGGTTATGATTATGACGATTCCTTGACTCCTGTGGTAGTTGACGAGGTAATAATGGGCTGTGTTCTTACAGCAGGACTTGGCCAAAACCCCACAAGGCAGTCAATGATTGCAGCCGGTTTCCCAAAAGAAACTCCGGCATTTACTGTAAGCAAGGTCTGTGGATCCGGACTTAAGGCTATTTCTCTTGCAGCTCAGGCAATAATGACAGGAGAATCAGATGTAATTCTTGCTGGCGGTATGGAAAGCATGAGTAATGCTCCAATGGCCCTTTTAGATGCAAGATGGGGACATAGAATGGAGCTTACAGGAGTTGGCAAGGTTCATGACCTCATGGTTTATGATGGCCTTTATGAAATTTTTTATGGGTATCACATGGGTATTACTGCTGAAAATATTGTTGCAAAATATGATATTTCAAGAAAAGCCCAGGATGAACTTGCGGTTCTAAGCCATAACAGAGCTTTAAATGCTGTTAAAACAGGTCTTTTTAAGGAAGAGATCGTTCCTGTTGTTATGAAATCCAGAAGAGGCGACATTGTTGTAGACACTGATGAGCGTCCAATGGAAACAGACATGGAAAAAATGAGCAAAATGAGACCTGCATTTAAAAAAGACGGTTCAGTTACAGCAGGTAATGCTTCAGGTATAAATGACGGTGCAGCTTCAGTTCTTCTTATGTCAGCTGAAAAGGCAAAAGAACTTGGTTTGGAGCCCATGGCTGTAATCAAGGGATTTTCTTCAGGTGCAATGGACCCTGCATACATGGGTCTTGGTCCTGTTCCTGCAATAAGAAAGCTGATGAACAGAACTGGAATGGATATAAATTCCATTGATATGATCGAGCTTAACGAAGCCTTTGCAGCTCAGGCACTTGGATGCATGATTGAACTGGGTCTTGATTCAGAAAAACCAAATCCCTTTGGAAGTGGTATTTCCATAGGCCATCCAGTGGGATGTACAGGTGCAAGACAAATGGTTACCCTTATTCATGGTATGAAAAGAAATAATTACAATACAGGTCTTGTTTCAATGTGTATTGGCGGTGGTATGGGTATGGCAATGGTTGTTGATAAATAACAGATGAGCTGAAACTGGAATTGTTTTCAGTTCAAGAGGGAAACTCAAGCTTAAAATAAGATAAAAAAAGTTTCCTTTTAATGGGAAAATAAATAAAAAAACATTTTACTGCCTTTAAAGAAATTTAAAGGCAGTTTTTATTCAAATCTGTGATAAAAAATGTTAATTGAAGGGTAAAATTTTTAGTTGTTATTTTTGCAGGATTATTCAGTTTTATTTTTGATTATAAAAAGGAGTTTTTGAAAAAATTGAAGTCTTCAATACTTAAATATTTTCTTGTGCTTTTTGTTATTTCTTTAGCCTTGCTGACAAGACTTTTATGGCCTTTTGCATCAATCCTTTGCCTTGCTGCTGTTTTTGCTGCCTTTCTTTATCCTTGCCATGTTAAATTATCTTCAAAGATAAGGGCAGTTCCCTCGGCATTGGTGTTGTGTTTTATTGTATTTATAATTACTGGTTTTATTGTTACTGTTTTTGCAGGCATTCTTTCAAAAGAAGCTTATTCTCTTTATCTTGTTGCCAGGAGTGCTGTTTTAAGGGATGAGATTTTTTCTATTGTATCAAGCGATCAGGTTGATAAACTAAACCTTATCCTTTCAAAGTTTGATCTTGAAGTAACAAGAGATGATTTTATTGCCCCTTTTGCCGAACTTGGAAAATTTTTAGGTAAAACTCTTTTTGATCAGGCAAGCATGGTAGCCTCAAATATATTTAAGTTTGCCATAAGTTTTTTTATGCTTTTAATCGTTCTTTTTTTTCTTCTTATGGACGGTAAAAAAGTTGTTGACTACTTTATTTATCTTTCTCCTCTTCCAACAGATGAAGATGAAACAATAATAATAAAATTTAGGGAAATGGCAGGGGCTATTCTAATTGTCAACGGAATGGCTGGTGTTATTCAGGGGATTGCAGGAGGAATTTATT
This region includes:
- a CDS encoding FAD-dependent oxidoreductase, with translation MHKELFSPIKIGKTNIKNKIVMAPMGNINMADPIGRPLQKMISYFEERAKGGTGLIISGLVPVSFGIDPTISEENNTTYFPRIDGSSRTRMSGWRDLISTLHSYDSKFFIQLSAGLGRVGSPECALKLKIPKSASFNKNFYLPAIPHFPLTDMAIKKIIKSFGQSAINAKVCGADGIHLHGHEGYLMDQLTSLPWNRRKFGRYKNRFQFAIDIVKEIKNICGKDFPVIYRVDLTQGLEFSYGKEIFKKRFMGMERTIEEGLEFCKELYKSGVDAFDVDKGCYDNWFFPHPPAYFKDKPYVEEMAGSLKKFFEKENIKAPVIAVGKLGRPESALEVIKTNTADMIMLGRPLLADPYWPEKVRTGKSNEIVHCIGDQDACIQSFILGGHPCCSVNPYAGFEDVKILTPATKIKNVAIVGAGPGGCEAAITAVKRGHKVTLFEKSQNIGGQFFLASKMQIKHDVKLYLNNLKNRLKSLEDKGLEIKLNTIPSKKDLISSFDSIICATGVKPLILDIKGLENIEHTDSRTFLENDLLLNEKFKKITIIGGGIVGCELACELGAKYKDIEITIIELEKDLMKGVIHANRSMLLWLMMGLGSTDNSKDPLIKNPVKAFTSSKVLEIKENSIIVKANKKRKDPFTPWHTLIPENIHNPFDKKLNPENTEEIKVETDFIIFATGALSENSFYTEISESDFKGDLFSIGDSRQPESGWQAITSGNDVGRFI
- a CDS encoding NRDE family protein, with translation MCLIVFSYRQNKDYPLIIAANRDEFYKRKTKTLDLIEENPLVISGKDLESGGTWMGINRKTKKFAAVTNYRDPSKIMDDAKSRGIIVSSFLKKDEEPLSFLERLKKEKDIYNGFNFILGSTESLYHYSNINDQITQITPGLHAVCNHLLNTPWPKVIRAKKISQKSFESEDIVESSLEMLKDDKLYKDSELPETGMGIEFERLLSPIFVKSETYGTRSSSVILVDKNQNIRFKERAFLEKGLLKDTEFFIS
- a CDS encoding methyl-accepting chemotaxis protein, translating into MNLENLSIGKKIAVIGIIPLVILFFSQSFNINLKLKEMKILNNMKDNIQMQHVSSQLIGHLQKERGRTAVFLNGGAKIDSVQKLRKETDSVFESWETARSNCKIERSKAFHETASLQTKLNQIRNKYNTQNLDLQPNQIEEYTQVINNLLEMQSEAANAKTTGGFGKIMTSLLVLEIAKENAGLLRANVSSILAKNTAIPEDKFSHIITLNAATNTNLDSPALALSPEIEKELETNKTSREWAETTRIFNEVLLKAGTGNFRISPDTFWRPVSKKIDDIGKIVQKSLDDIDLRIDTAIKQMKVEIIRAFVVTGLTLIITSLIIFFVIINIVRNINNIKKSMDEIARGEGDLTKRLPVKGSDELAELAKTFNEFAENMRKMIAEIAESSQILSDSTTQLSSIAAETAKGADESSSSSQNVAMAAKEMNDSAITMSDSMERAANNLNSVASAMEEMSATISEIASNTAEANAQSEDAAEKAKGFSEIMEELGLAATQIGEVTETINDISEQTNLLALNATIEAARAGEAGRGFAVVANEIKELANQTSSATRNISTQISGIQEASQRAETDMEVIVKSIYNVNEIVSAIAAAIEEQSSAVNEVSSNLSQSSEYVEDSNSQSQSMSALSGEIASAINSVSGAVEQIKNGSYETLETVEKQSSITEKIQDQMKKFKV
- a CDS encoding acetyl-CoA C-acetyltransferase, yielding MRDVVIVSGSRTAVGSFGGTLKNAPVVDLGRTVMKETLKKAGLRPIPSDEMKSIYPDKLKDQGRIELEEPGYDYDDSLTPVVVDEVIMGCVLTAGLGQNPTRQSMIAAGFPKETPAFTVSKVCGSGLKAISLAAQAIMTGESDVILAGGMESMSNAPMALLDARWGHRMELTGVGKVHDLMVYDGLYEIFYGYHMGITAENIVAKYDISRKAQDELAVLSHNRALNAVKTGLFKEEIVPVVMKSRRGDIVVDTDERPMETDMEKMSKMRPAFKKDGSVTAGNASGINDGAASVLLMSAEKAKELGLEPMAVIKGFSSGAMDPAYMGLGPVPAIRKLMNRTGMDINSIDMIELNEAFAAQALGCMIELGLDSEKPNPFGSGISIGHPVGCTGARQMVTLIHGMKRNNYNTGLVSMCIGGGMGMAMVVDK
- the der gene encoding ribosome biogenesis GTPase Der — encoded protein: MKKTVALFGRPNVGKSTIFNRLTKSRDAIVDNMPGVTRDRNYGDVVYDDKSFLLVDTGGFLSNDTDSFAQEIKNQLQMGIEECDIIVLVFDGKSGISSYDQDLLKLVRDVDKPKFFLVNKIDSLEKEDLIYDFYQTGVEHLFPVSGEHGYGINDFLDALSEFIPSEGDKDPDSELIKIAIVGKPNSGKSSLTNKILGEERMVVSDVPGTTRDSIDSRLSFNGKNYLIVDTAGIRRKSKVNEKIEKFSVIKALRSLDKCDIALILIDASEGITEQDVKIAGYAEERGCGAIFVINKWDLVERDPKAQKRFVDDVRYHASFLSYAPIITISAKTGKRVQKIFGLVNKVYQQYSTRISTSKVNEIINTAVERNTPPYHKSRRLKFYYSTQVTACPPTFISFVNYPDAVHFSYKRFLINQIRTKTGLEETPLVFFMKQRKGKEGFMDKLPTRPSIKKASKRGKNKRLRKRR
- a CDS encoding replication-associated recombination protein A → MDLFEQNTDKFLYQPLAERMRPASLSEVIGQKHITGEKSLLITSLKEKRIFSFLLWGPPGCGKTSIARALSNESGYSFVSLSAVLSGVADLRKVLEEAKERLFKFKKKTVLFVDEIHRFSKSQQDAFLKHVEEGLITLVGATTENPSFEIISPLLSRLKVFKLNPLRENDIVSILKKALEDEEKGLKAFGVEADEEILAMIASAGEGDLRLCLNNLESLVLFCLDSSKNKIEKNDLKSVFGEKILRYDKSGDNHFDLISAFHKSLRGSDPDAALYWMERMLSSGEDPLYILRRMVAVASEDIGNADPNALTIAVSAVEAFKFMGFPEGKLAMVQAAVYLATAPKSNKSYLALKKAEKAVRENKAFEVPLHLRNAPTKLMKDLGYKKNYQYPHDFEFAFADQEYLPKELKGIKFYEPSDFGHESLIRKRLAFWESKKTNHKK
- a CDS encoding ABC transporter substrate-binding protein, translated to MRKIVLLVILILVIPALLCADTIRFGVPPWPGVTVKTEIVCQITNAMGYETEQKEVGPPIIYKTMTIDQMEVFLGAWTPHQNAMISPLVKKGEVEKVGLNIDDCKIGLCVPTYVWDAGVKDMGDLDPNKEKFKKTIYNIEPGSGMHNSMEDIIKNNAAGLGSWEQVGSTTPAMLSQVKSKMKDKEWVAFGCWSPHWMTIEVDMKFLGSVPGTETFISSSKVYTIVNKNFHARYPELYKFMKQLKVSTQVQSKWIYEYGYKEKEPAQIAKSWISKNHNIVSGWLKGVKAKDGKPAMEIIKKAFPASQS